The sequence tgacttttctgaatcgtttctgggatgcttagaactcgaattgcactgctggaaatagtttattttgatgcacctgctgttttctttgcaaatttgcatcataggattgtttttgtttttcctgcagtatataaaaattgctgtatctccaaaataaaactatgaagacactcaaaataaacttttttgtatttaaagttttgagggataaacctcttaaatttctccaagtagaaatatatgttaaaaaacaaaaacaattttcaatttttttgtagtttattgcacttttttgcaattaatgtagttactatggacttaatgcatacatattattaaaatatgggctataacagttgtatagcaacttgaaatgctcccacaaatggcactacaacatgtaaaaaaataatataagctctggcggacttggttctatagtaggtcttaaagggttaaataaatatcgtcaaataatcgcgatctcaatttcagtgaaaataatcgtgattatcatttttgccataatcgagcagccctaggtAGAGGTGTCTTTAGCCATCCAACAGCAGAGGAGCAGAGACAGAGCACGCTCAGTTTAACCTCCTAGTCCCATTTGTGGCTCAGCTGGACTCCTGGCTTCACAGAGACCAGAGGAAATGGTCCTGTtcccaaacacaaactattTCCTTCCCCAAATGACCTGCTCCGTGGGAGCCCCGCTCTCACTTCCGGACAGTTTAACAGCCCAGCCGCCGTGAGCAGCACTTAATGGCAGTCATACTTTGAGTCTCCTATTTAGGTTCAAATCTGGGGGAAAGCGCAAACACTCGTCAACTGACTAGAGCACAAGTCTACAAGGAAGAATCCAGGGTATTAATAACCACTGTGTAGAGACTTGCAGGTCAGTCTGTAATGGTGCTGGACTGATTTCAACAGAGAAATTAAAAGAGCAGATTAACTACAGAACCTAAAAGAGAGCTGCTTAATCACTTTCTGACCTTGATTACTCTTCACCCAGCTCAACAAATAATGAGGAAGAACTGGCCAAAAGCACAATGGGGAAAGAGAGCCAAAGAATGTGAGTTCAGTCTCGATAAGCTAAAAGGGCTGGAGCTACATCCGTCTTCCTAACTATCTCCTAGCTTCCAGTGCATGttataaggagaaaaaaaattaaaatacccATACAGCCATATTTACCTCTAGAGCCAGGGCTGTCTTGTCATAGGCATTAGGCACCCTCTTCTGTATTGCCCTGGCATAGACAGGTCCGTTCTGGAGGTTTGGGAGGGGTGTGGGTTGGGCGTACTGGCTGGGGTCTCCCAGCAGTGGAGCGCCAGACGGTCCTGCAGAGCCGTCAGAGTTCCCCAGCATCCCCATCCCACCAGGTGCAGCACCGGACATGCTAGACCCCGCCACCGAATTGGGGGATGCCGGTCGGTACTTCTCCACGTACGGCACTGGGATCATCCCTGTGCGGCCTTCCGAGTTCTGGGCGTTCCACCACTGCTCCTCTGGTTTCTCAAGGACTCGGAGGATATCACCTTTCCTGAATGGGAGATCCTCGTCATCATTGCCGGGGAAATCAAAAAGTGCCCGAACATACTCATCCTCCAGGCGTGGTGGGGGGCCTCCACCGGGGCCAGCACTCATGAAAGTGGGGTGCTTAGATTTGTTGATGGGTTCTATTAAGGTGGTGGTATCCAAGTAGTGGATTTTATAGAACTCTAGCAAAGCAGGTAGTGCATCAAATTCCTGGTCGCCAATACGGAACCTTGGATGGGCCAAACCTGGAGAAAAAGAGGGAGGGCAGGTAAAAGGTGAAGttagaagcagaaaaattaAATCATAACTCACCCGAAACACTCCTTTCCTTATCTATTAGTGTTCACATCTGGGAAATCTAAAGGCAGCCTATTTATGTACACAAGTATGATGGTGATGATTTCCAACATGACCAGGAAGTCTTTCAGTTtccttattttacatttttctcatACATGTCGTGTTTCTTCCAGTAAGTGTTCTAGAAAATGCATGAGGGAATACAACAAATATTGTGGGAGAAGACAACCAAGCAGACGCTTTTTTCAGATCAAAGCCTGCCAAAATCAGTCTATGagagacccccccccccttcttttttaAGGTGATTTGCTTCCAGTTTGACAAGTTGGCTTATATAATGTTACACCGGGCCTGACTTGCAATGATACTGTGCGCTATTTAAGAACGCATACCGCCCACGCAGGAACCTATAGACACACAAACCATCAATTTGTGATTTCTTAAAAACAGTGTGTTGCATAACGCACAGAGAATTGTCCGTCTGAGCTAACGTCAAACTGAAACATGTTTCAGTGTCTGGCCTGCCAGGAAAATGTACTATTGCGCATCTTCTTTGGTGCAAGTCATGCAAGAATGGTCACATCAGCATCTCCTAATATCAAGCCTCCCCCCACCCCGTACCCCCAGCTCTGCTAGCTTACCTGGACCAGATTGTCGGTTGTTGCTGATGCTGTTAATTATATAATGCGAGACTTTGGAGTTCTCTGACACCGAAAGCACGTAGTCGCCGGGGCTGGTGATGGAGTCCCGAACCAGAAACACGCCATGCCTCTGCCCCTGCAACAGAGACACAGCCTCCTGCCTGCTCAACCGACCCCAGTACCAACTACCACGGTCCTCCGCGTCAAAATTTCCAGCCATGATAACCACTCCAAAGCCGAGGCTTCACCGGGCCTTCCCTGCTCTCCCTCCCGTTATCCACAGGCAGAGCGTTCAACTCATACAAAAACTTTAGCGCCTAGAGCACGTTTAGTAAACAGGCGACATCCGCAGCTGGCCGTTTGGGCATCAATTCTCCGACACTGAAGCTCAAGCACCTAATAAAAAGGGACTCTGGCTCGGTTTGTGCTCAGAAGTCAGCTCTGTACGTCCTATTATACGTTTTAACGCCACAAATCCTGCTACAATCCAGCCGCCGATGACAACTAACTTCAAAAACTGAAATGGCGGATAcgcgaaaacaaaaaaaagaccctTCTCACCGGATATGATGTATCACACTTACGGCGCACGCGCCGGCGTGACAGCATCAGCTTGTCCTCTCGTCCATCATCCTCTTCGAGCGACgtcttttgaaaaacaagcaCGAAATTACTTACAACATTTAGAGGAGCTTATCATACGATGCCATGTCGCTTATTCGTGCGTGTTTTCTTacagaaattaaacatttttaaagttataTTGTGGCGATGGTCACGAAAGCGCTTTTCCTGCTCGGGCTAACTTTGTCTTGTGTTTTATGGTGGTGGGTTGTGAAAGCCAAAGCTTATACCCCACTGCTGCACCGAGCGCAGAGCGTTATGCTAACCAACGCTTAAGTTCTTTCTCACACAGTAAAGTAAATAACTTCATATCTTTTCATCTTAACCAAGTGAACATAAAATAGATTAGATGCATTTTGTAATATTGGCCGCTAGGTGTCACTCAAAGACTTCAAAATCCTGTCAATATACCGGTTCTCACACCTAAATGTCAAGCTTCGGTACTCCAGTGAGAGTAGTTAAAGTAAATTCTACCTGCTAAGTTTTCTGTGGATAAGAGAGCTTCATTCTGCAACCAAATGTAACCACAGAAGAAAGCAGGTCATGTTCTATGTGTACCACCAACATAAACACTTGATCGCTGTAAATACTGAGGTAAAGCAAATCTGGAGTATTGCATCACGCAGAaaacaatgataaaataaaagctgattACAGCCTTTGTCTGTGTATTCCATGTATATTCCCGTGTTTCTCCTCAAGAAACACAGGAATGTACAGAATATATGTTttataccttataatataaagcaccttgaggcaactgtttttgtgatttggtgctatataaaacagaaaacaaacaaacaaaccctacAGTAATATAGAGAAAAAACCTAATAATCAAATGACCCCTTATGAGTAAGCagctggtgacagtggaaaggaaaaactgccttttaacaggaagaggagaggggactgaaaaaaaattactctgttctactgtttgtttgccactataccatttaccatttaatctAAATGTATAATTATCTCCATGTCCACAGAGCCTCAACTCTACTGGGAATTACAAGACTCACATTTTGAAATGACTGACTTATTACCTTAGCAGAATACAGTGAGGATTTGGACTCCACGTGCATCACCCCTAcaataatgtaatgtaaaattgGGGAGTGATAGGAAACATCCCCTAATGCCTAAAGGGGGATGTTGGGGTGGTAGAGGAGCTGGAACAGAAAGCAGTTTCAAATGTGAGGTAGATGTCCTCACATTTAGTGGTGatgcaaaaaaaagttcaacttgTTCTCAGCTGTCCACAAAACATAGTTCAAACAGCCTTTTGGGTTGGATGTTTGAGTCTTAACAGGCTGCAGATGGACAACAGATCCCACTTATGCCACCAGTATAATTCTGGCCTCTTAGGACATGGACACAGGACCTCTGATTGGTGGTGTCACTTAGTGTCTGACGCCTGGACACATGGGAAATTATCTCCACTATCAGCCAAAAAGATATGAAATACAAAATAggcattgtttttaaaaagaattgatTGGCAAAGCAAATGTCTCTTCAACTTTTATATAATGTTATAATTTAAAGCTACAGTACATTACTGTGCAAAAGCTCTTGAGCCACCTCTTCccgtttctttgtgttttgtgaagaAAATGGGAAATGAGTACAAAGACTGATTGAAATGTgcagacataaataaaaaaaatacagcatataaGTCAAAATCAGTCTGTACAATtataacaagcttgaaagtcaatgttTGGTATGattcaacacagtctgaactctctaaGGCCGATTTCTTGTCGGCCTTTAAGTAGACTTCAGGAAcaattctccaggcttcttgaaggacattcaaagctcttctttggatgctggaTGCCTTTTGTTCTGGTCTATgttaagatgatcccacactgcttcagcaaTGTTTTGCCACTTCTCCTTATGTCTTCCACTTGTAAGGTTTCCTCATATTTTTAAGGTCACACTGCACAACACACCGAGATACACCAAGTCTTTTGGAAATCTCCACGttagtgcaaaaatactatttcatgcctgtcaaactgagttattattttggcttttttcattgggtcaactaaagaaattagagCAAATAAGGTGTAGACACTGCACTAGTTCATTCCTAGAGACAGGTGCTTTCTTTATGCATGACTtacaggtcagtgttaagtggtttaaagaacaaaacacattCCTCTGAGAATGGTAAGTttcaaggactggactgaaaatgggtgaaaaagcagtcaatgtccaaagaaaaatctgaaagaccaccagaaaacctggagaactattgctcaagaccacttttaaaatgttataaatctgTTCCCTTTTGCTATCTTttgctccttggaagcaaaacgcTAGCTTTGTTAAAACAATTTCAGGATGCTGACACAAATGGATTTTATTATAGTGTCATTTATTACCTTTTAATCCACCACAGTGCACttgctaaccctaacccagACATATGATAGAATACATTTGTTTACAACTGCACCATGCTGTGTTTTTGGATCATTATAGATGCATATCAAATGAGTTATTAgaacatgtattttgtgaatttATTAATATGCAAGTATAAATTCATCTGTCAGGGGAAAAGCCATGACCATTTAGTAAAGACTTGGCTGTTAATGACTTGATAACAAGAAAGAGTTTATAACAAGCCCattgtttttcctgttgttcTGCTGGCACATCATTTGATGACTGTTTATAATATAAATCACTTTAAGAAGCACAGATAACAGTTATCCACATGTTAATATGCTATAGTATTATAGCGTCAGATGTATGTATGATGTGTCCTACAAATATTTGCTGTAGCTAACACATGAACACATGAGGAAAACACAAACGTAAGAGTAAGGCAGGGTTTTTCCCTTCAGAGAATTTATTGATAAGATCCATGGCAAAACAGCAGACAATCAGGTTTTACAATTTCATcttaaatttgaatgaaatgaatgagtTTTCCTTTAAAAGGATCACCGTGATAAAGTggcatgaaaacaaagaaactttgGGACAAATGGAACATGGAGAATATCATAGAGGTATATGCTATAGACAGAAAAACTGATACTGAGGAAAGAATCATAAACGATTCAAGGCTACAGACACCCATaccttcaaattcaaatttccatgtttctttttacaacTCACAATAAAGCAGCAAGAGTCCTTGGACAAGACGTACGCATGGACTTCACATCGTCTTGTCACTGGAAACATTTATAGCTCCACAAGCTGAAAACCACAGTTTGCATCAAAAGGACAGGTCATTCTGCACGTGGCAATGAGTAGATAGTTGTACAGAGCAAGGGGAAGGACAAATCACCAAACTATAGACATATGGCCACAATTTCAACCAGTTTGCTTACTCAGGGCTGAAGAAagtaaagctgaacaatatgaGAGTTTCTGACAAGCAAGTTTGAAGAATctttacatatgtatatattcaAATACTTCAAATGAGCATATCAGCTTAATTTGAtttccctttgctttgatttccCATGACCTCAACATAAAAGCAGACAAAATGATGTACATATCTCTCTCCTGCAGTCAGTCAAAGACATGTTTCAGCCAATGTAAATTCGCAAGCTTCAGCAAGACTCTTACCCCAAGAATGGAGTCCAAACCACGAGTGGTACACAAAGCCAGTGGATGCTTTACATACCACAAACTGAACTCACTGTACAACAATCAATATTTGACACTCTATACAGAGAATTGCTAAAAATAAGTTCAATGTGGCTCTCAAGGACGGACTTCAACAGTGTGAGTTCAGTGTCACATGCTTTACATCTGCCTCTGTTTAAAGGGTTCGTATTAACGCGCTGTTGGTTAAAGTGGTTTTACAGGGACAATGGAATACTAGCTCCTTGTAAAGATGCATTAAAGGGATGCTTCTCTTTGTAATTAGATTCCACTGATTTACCACTGAATTTTTACAGCCTATGTTGTATTAATGTAGTAAAAGGGAGCAGCTAGCAGCTTGTGTGACATGTTGGTTACCTATAAGTATCATGTTATTACTGCTGAACACACTATGGTATGAGGTAAATTTCTAAATGGCTGAATTTGCTTATTTCAATGCTTTTCATTAGTTTCTTGTCTTACAGTAAAAGCTCCTGGTGAGTATTAAAGGGAAGATGCACTTGTTTTATACACTTATATCTGTGTACAGGTCTTGGGGCTTTTATTTGGCTTCAGTAATAAAGGCCATAGACctctatataaaagatggacatggtcaCCGGTGACTTCACCCACTGGTTTCCACACTCTGCATTTTAAAACCTCAACATTTGCATTTTGGCTCTAGCTGTGCCACATTTTTAGAGCCAGGAATGACGAGCGGGTGGCGGTTTAGTTATGAGTTAAGTTATCAGCAATGGTAGCTAACATAATAGGCAAACTGCATTCGTGTCTTGGATGTCACTCTTTGCGCCACACAGCAACTCAATAACTTCCAGAAAAGACattaacagcacaaacatggtAAAGAGGTCCAATTCAGGAAGTGGAATTAGGTAAAGTGATGATTAGCAGGAAGCTATCAACTATAGTACATTTAGCAGCCACCAACTTTAAGCCTTAGTCAGATCCAAATGAGTATCTGTACAGACCAAAATGTTTCCATACCAGGCTATAAACATGGTTAATTCTGAGGTAAAGTTTAACATGGGGGGCAGTgggatttatttatgtttagaaCCAGTGGTCACTCCAGGAAATGTGGTAAATGCGGTTTTTGGCTTCTATTTTCAACCGCTAAGGTTTGCATATGTGTCCTCAGGTGATGCCCCTCGAGTCGCCACCTGTTAGGTCTGAAGgctaaagatttaaaaataagaagtACTAGGGGTGCAGAATCAGAGGGAATGAGCTTCTAAAGACTACATTAGCCTCTTTTTTGTCTCTAATAAGACACCTAAATCTTTTATTGTTGAAACTGCTGTTGATTCAGTTCTGAtttgattctgtttttttccagaaGGAAGCTGCACAGGTCATATCAAGCCTTCATATTGAGTTGGACACAGTTTCAGGTGTCAGTGGGGTATTCTCTAAATGCTATCCATTTGGCGAAATTtggcactgcttttttttttttatctgtatcaGTATTAATTAATCTGCTAAAACATTTTGGATGAGAAAAAGTATCATTTACTCTTACGTTAGAATCACCTGAACCTGCAGCTATTTTAGCGCTGcgataaaacagcaataaaatgGAGTCAGTCTGTTATCAGATTGAGActgaatggggtcaagttggcaattacatgcaatctgtttgtgataatacagCAAACAACGGTGATAGATTAGTGAAAATGTCAATTCTGTTGCTGTTTACATACACAGACCTTCACCttaaacagaaattcacattagcTTCAGAGTTCAGCCAGTACCTCACAGGTTTGAACCAGAAATTCAGAAACAGATCGAGATGCAGTTGCTGCAGGACAGCATTTCAACCACAGTAATATCTGGTTACTAGTTGGCAACCAGCTGAGTCAAGTCCCTTATTGCAACAAAATGCATTACACATGAGTTTCACTCATTGGTCCAGAGTGACTCAGATCGTAATCTTGTAATGTGTTCTCttcctgtatttaaaaaatagatgTCTATTTGCAACCAGTCTGAATTGGACTTTGATTacttggagacaggttgcctcccatCAGGCAACCTGTGCAGTCGCCCTATGATCGAAAGCATTTACCCAGATGTTGAGGATGTTGTGTGCTTAGTCTCTGGGAGACCAGCTGATGATCAAAGTAACTTGCAGCTGGTCACCGAATGCAAAAAGATTTCATACAATCACTAAATGACCAGTGTGACTAAGCCATAACATCCTGGGTCTTGGTGTAGCTACTCAGTTCATTTTTCTGAGATAACAATAGAAGATCTAAACAACAAGGTGGGACCTTTGTGCTCACATCAGAactgtgcctgagatgaccatacaAGGGGTATCCACTCTAATACACATACAGaaccaagagtagaaaaatTGATCTAAAACTGAGTGTTTAAAGCAGTGTGAAACGTGAGCTGTAAATATCTGTAAATATGAGTAAATCCCTTTCCAAAAACTTAGAATATCAtggaaaagtttatttatttccataatTCCATTCAAAACGTTAAACTTTCATAGATTATAGATTCAGGGCCCACAACTTAAACAATTTCAAGTACTTAgttgtttatttgtacataATTTGGGCTTCCAGCTCATGAAAtccatgaaaacatgatttcaaAAAATTAGAATACTATGAAGACATCAGCCCAAATTTACAAACGTACAAATAAACAACTAAGTACTTGAAATGGTTTAAGTTGCGGGATCTGAATCTATAATCCTGAAAGCTTAACGTTTTGAATGGAattatggaaataaataaacttttccaTGATATTCTAAGTTTTTGGAAAGGGTCTGCATACTCTGACCTCATCTTTAAAACTTGTATGTAGGCAATAGGGACACTAGGGAAAAACAATTAGGTCTACATTAAGGCCTCACGCCCTTAGAGGGACAGGCTTCAAAGGTTATTAGTTTGGAAACTGGGATCAGGCCCTTTCCTTTCATGCTTTACTGTCCACATGCTTTCTGTTCATCAGAGCTTCAGCACAGTCTCATAACAACATCAGTGTTAGCCTCTCTCACTTCTCAAAGCCTTTCAATTGAACAACTCtacaaataataattaaaaaaaagaattacaatAGAGTTTTTTTTGTGACTAGCGCAGCCAGTTCTATATCTTTGGCAGGGTTTCTGTTATTATGCAGACCCCTGCTGTTAGCTAGTGATTCAAGATAGCTCTGTAATGCATCCAGCTGTGTTTATGCTAATTTATGATGATGTTGCAAAGCAGTACATCACAAAAAGCCTTCATTTGCTatgatacacacataaacagctCCAAAGGTGAGCGTATTAGCACCTAGGGCCACggtctgagagaaaaaaaaaagtttgcaattTTGACTGTTTTAAGGTGACATTTACTTTGCTCCAGTGTAATATTCCTTACCTGGACAGACTCTGTCTTCAGTGATCAGACAGTCATTAAACTGGGTCAGCTCTTCCTTCAAGAGTTATTCACAAACATGAATACTGCTACTGCAAACCCCTTAAAATATACAAATTCTTGAATTCAGTGATAGTACTTGTGAAGTAGCTAATCTACAATCTAAAAAATCTGTCAGATAAAAATGattagtttatatatatatatatatatatgtacagtacagtacatatatatatgtactgtacatctaaaaatacagtttattaAAGCTTTGCAGGGATTATAAGTGACACATGGAGAGAATGCACAAGCCAGGTGAGAGCTACATACTGTATAAGGATATTGTGTTGTAACCCAGCGTACAGCATAGTAGCGACCTATATACAAACACAGCACTGTAAGCGTGTGATGCACTCTAGTGTACAGCGCCGCAGTGTGAAGCATGACCTGGATTATGAGGAAAAAGGCTACTAAATATTTCAGCACTTGGCTTTGGGACGCATGGCAATGAGGTTAACACTTCTATCCACTGCAGGGGACAAAGGGATAAGATGAGCCAGTAGTTAATTTAACCTAATTTATTATAGTTTTGAGGTTTTCTTACATTAGATTAAGTTTACTCTACTTCATCCTGCATACCAAGAGTTATGCATTTAGCTATTACTTTTGAAATAACAATCATAAAGATGCAGGTAATGGATCAAATCCTCAGTTTAGTAGAGTTTTGATCATTATATCGGTTATGCTGTGTTTAGAGTTTGATTGGTGTAGATATGTGTTAATTAAACCAGTGATTTTATAACTATCTGTATGGGGCACAGGAATATTTTATCTTAAACagagttgttgtttgtttgtttttttactatatTTTTGACTATATTGGTGTTTTATGTTAAATGTTGTTAACTTTTAATGCAAAAGTTGATATTGTACAGTTGAGGCCAACAGATctgggtttgttttcatttgcttcattttttatttagtttatttttcatgtttctttgaTACAGTGAAGAACCATTATAAAGATTTAATATGTTTCAAAAACTTAATAAATTTGTTGTGCCACCTCCAAAACTTTTTGTCAtgacagtgaaaatgaaaaacaatgaaaataccCTCAAAGCAACAAAGCTTTCATCCAATTTAAGCTTTTCCTTAAGAGGGATAGCGGAGTATCTTCATCTTTTAGCACTATAGACAAAAAAAGCTGTAATGTCTATTTAATAACCGGGAGTTGAGATCTAATTCTAAATAATTACACGTAGGGTTAGAAGAATGGTTTGTTACTATTTTCTCAGATGGATCATCATCTGTTTTAAGCTCAACTTCCCACATTTTGAGATGAAATATCTTGTTGTTTAGTTGAGTTAGCTACGTCTGATAAGTTTTCAGGCGAGATATAATTTCCTGAAGTTATTACTCCTCTTAGCTAAAGGTTGACTCAAGTAAAAGCTGGCTCATCGTTACCCATTCTCCCTTGCATAGCCTTGGAAACAGGAGCTTCTTCTTCCAGAGTCACTCATTGCTCTAGCTATTATCAGGGTGGTTTTTTAGCTTACTAATTTCACCTTCATCAAATTTCACATCACATTTCTTAAGCAGCAACTGGATTCTACAAAGGAGATCTTCCGATCCATCAGGCTGGCCTTTGACCCACGTGGGCCTTTTACACAGTTCCACTTGTAGTTTTTGGCAAAAACATTTCCTTATAAAGGCCctgattactttttcttttaaccaGGAATGGGACGTGTTACAGGCACATGTAGGTATTACTGGGATTACAAGGAGGAAGGACCTGAATATAGATTAACATTCTATACATGAAAGCCTCGTCCGATATAATTTATCAGTCTATACTATGC comes from Astatotilapia calliptera chromosome 14, fAstCal1.2, whole genome shotgun sequence and encodes:
- the crk gene encoding adapter molecule crk translates to MAGNFDAEDRGSWYWGRLSRQEAVSLLQGQRHGVFLVRDSITSPGDYVLSVSENSKVSHYIINSISNNRQSGPGLAHPRFRIGDQEFDALPALLEFYKIHYLDTTTLIEPINKSKHPTFMSAGPGGGPPPRLEDEYVRALFDFPGNDDEDLPFRKGDILRVLEKPEEQWWNAQNSEGRTGMIPVPYVEKYRPASPNSVAGSSMSGAAPGGMGMLGNSDGSAGPSGAPLLGDPSQYAQPTPLPNLQNGPVYARAIQKRVPNAYDKTALALEVGDMVKVTKINVNGQWEGECKGKRGHFPFTHVKLLDQHNAEDELS